DNA from Stenotrophomonas bentonitica:
GCTTGCGCAGCAGGTTGACGGTGGCGGAGGGAATGCCGGCGCCGCTGAGCAGGCCGTTGGCGCCGCGGATGACCTCGATGCGGTCATAGAAGGCGGTGTCGTATTCCTGGTTGGTGGAGCCGCTGTAGGTGGGGATGCCGTCGACCTGGAAGTCGGTGATGGCAAAGCCACGGGCGTAGTAGAGGGGGCGCTGGGTGTCGTAGAAGGACACGCTGACGCCGGTGACGTTGCGCAGGACGTCGTTGATGCTGAAGAGGGCTTCGTCCTGGATGCGCTGCAGGCCGAGCACGGTGGAGGACTGGGGGGTCTCCTGCAGGCTGATCGGCAGGCGGGTGGTGCTGGAGGGCGCACGCTGGGTGCTGACCACGTTCACCTTGTCCAGGGTCTTGGCGTCGCCAGCGGCGTCAGCGGTCTCGGCCAGTGCCAACGGCGAGGCAAGCGAGAGGACGGCAAGGACTGCCAGACCGAGCGGGGCGCGGCGGACGGGGCGGGACAGGGGCGAACGGAAGGACATGTGGGGGGTCTCAGCGGCAGGAGGCGGTGCACAACGGGACGCAAATGTAAATCGTTCGCATTCTAATTACAATAATTTAACGTAGCTGAAAGCGTCGGCGCGTCGCTTCTATCGCTCGGGGGCGCGGGGCGGTAGGGCATAGCGGGGCACGCGTGAACCCATCCATGGGGCTCTTCGCAGCTCCTGCTGCTCAAGGCCCCGCTATGCCCTACCGCCCCGCGCCCCCCACACATTGGGGTGGCGGACGGGCAAGCATGAAAAAACCGGCCAGTGGCCGGTTTTTCTTTACTCGTAGAGCGGGGCTCTGCCCCGCTGCTCTGATGCTGGCTTACAACGCCTGCATCTCTTCGTTGGCGTTGCGCTTTTCCTTCACCGGCGCGGCCGGGGGCGGGGTCAGCATCACCGCCGGGCTGGTTTCCACCGGCACGTCCAGGTACGGAAGCTTCAGCGCTTCGCTGGTCTGGCGGCGCACGTCGTTGGTCAGCGCGGCGCTGTCATTGAGCTTGCGGCCGTAGGACGGCACGATCTCGCGCAGGCGGGCTTCCCAGCCCGCGGCCATCTGCGCGGGGAAGGCTTTCTTGAGCAGGTCCAGCATGATCGGCGGCGAGGTCGACGCGCCCGGCGAGGCGCCGAGCAGGGCGGCCAGGGTGTGGTCCTGGTCGGTGACGATCTCGGTGCCGAACTGCAGCACCGCGCCCTTTTCGGGATCGCGCTTGATGATCTGCACGCGCTGGCCGGCCGTGACCAGCTTCCAGTCTTCGCGCCTGGCGTTGGGGAAGTACTTGACCAGCTCGGCCTGGCGGTCGTCGTCGTTCAGGCGCGCCTGGCCCATCAGGTACTTCACAAGGTCCAGGTTCTCCATGCCGACGTCGAGCATGCCGGCCACGTTGTTGTGGTTGACCGAGGAGTACAGGTCGAACCACGAACCGTGCTTGAGGAACTTGGTGCTGTACAGCGCGAACGGGCCGAACAGGACCACCGGCTTGCCATCCAGCTTGCGCGCGTCCAGGTGCGGCACCGACATCGGCGGCGAACCGGTTTCGGCCATGCCGTAGGCCTTGACGCTGTGGCGCCCGGCGATCTCCGGCGACTGGAAGGCGAGGAACTGGCCACCGACCGGGAAGCCGGCGTAGTTCTTCGATTCGGGAATGCCCGAGAGCTGCAGCAGCTTGAGCGCGGCACCACCGGCGCCGATGAACACGAAGCGCGACTTGAGGGTGGACTCGGTACCGGCGTTGAGGTCCTTGACCGTCACGTTCCAGGTCTTGTCGTCGTTCTGGCGCAGCGCCCGCACTTCATGCTCCAGGTGCAGGCTGAAGTTCGGGTTGCGCTGCAGGCCGGCGGTGAGCTGGCGGGTGATCACGCCGAAATTGACGTCCGTGCCCAGCGGCATCCAGGTCGCGGCGACCTTCTGGCCGGGGTCGCGGCCTTCCATCAGCAGCGGCGCCCACGCCTTGATCTGCGCAGGATCTTCCGAGTACTGCATGCCGTAGAACAGCGGGTTCTTCACCAGCGCCTGCTGACGCTTGTGCAGGTAGGCGATGTTGTCAGCGCCCCACACGAAGCTCATGTGCGGGGTGGGGTTGATGAAGTCCGAAGGCTGGCTCAGGCGGCCTTCCTTCACCTGGTGCGACCAGAACTGGCGCGAGATCTCGAACTGCTCGGCAATGCCGACCGCGCGCTTGGTCTCGATGCTGCCATCGGGCAGTTCCGGGGTGTAGTTCAGTTCGGCGAAGGCCGAGTGCCCGGTGCCGGCATTGTTCCAGCCGTCCGAACTTTCCAGGGCAACGCCGTCGAGGCGCTCGAACACCTGGATGTTCCAGTCCGGCTGCAGTTCCTGCAGGAAGGTGGCCAGGGTGATGCTCATGATGCCGCCGCCGACCAGGACCACGTCCACCGGCTTGTCGTTGCTGGCGGCCGGGACCGAACGCTGGTGCAGCGGCCAGTACAGGAAGACGGCGGCGGCGATCAGCAGCAGGGCGAACAGGGCAAGGACAACCTTCGCAACCTTCCTGCGACCGGCGCCCTTGGCCGGGCGTCCATCGGAACGTTGCTGTGCGACGTCCGAAGGCGTTCCAGACGATTTCGTCATGGGAATTCTCTTCAGTGGGGAGAGGGGGGCAGGATGGCCACGTTCCGGGGAAGAAACGTGAAGAAACAAGCGTTTGGCGCATCCAGACCGCTATTTTAGCCCGTTCCGGTACGGATTTGGTGCAACGCAGCATCGCGTCAATCGTTGCCCATCGTGAAGTATTCGGCCAGGAAGTAGCCGCACTGATAGAGCAGGGCGAGTGCCGCGAGGACCAGATGCCACTGTCGCGAACGGCTTGCGATGCCCATTCCGGCGATCGCCAGCATGATCCCGGTGTGCACCGGGTAGGCCTCGCCCAGCATCTGCCAGCGGCTGTGGCCCTTGATCGCGGTGTCGCCCAAGTCGAGCAGGGTCACCAGTGCCAGCATGCCGAAGAAGCCTGCCCGCCGTTGCAGCAGGTACTGCTCGTAGCTGCCGTATTCGCGCAGGTCGTCGGGAAACAGCAGCACGCACAGCATGTACCAGCTGGCGCTGTAGGCGATCACGAACAGGTACAGGCCGAACGTCCATTGCCGCACGCCGGCCAGGCGGAACTCCCACCACCAGAAGGTCACCACCGACACCAGCGTCCACAGCACCCAGCACAGGTGGATGCCCGACCAGCCGCCGCGCCGCGCCGGGTGCTCGATGATCGAGGCCAGGCCCTTCACCAGCGTGGTGATGCTCAGGCCGAGGATGATGCTGAGCACCACCCGGATATGCAGGTAGACCGGATCCGATTCCATCGTCACGCCCCCGCCGGGAATGGCGTCAGCCTGCACGACCCCGCGTCACGGCGTCGTCACCGCCTGCGCCGCACCAGCGTGGCCGATGCCGCCAGCACCGCCTTGGTCAGCAGCGCCATGGTCTGCACGTCGCCCTTCCAGTGCTGCCAGTACAGCGGCACGTCTTCCCAGGCGCGCGGTTTCATCAGCACCAGCCGCCCGGCCTCCAGGTGACGCTTGACCAGCGGCAGCGGGTTCATGGTCCAGCCCAGCCCGCCGAGGTTGGCCTGTACGAAGGCGCGGGTGGAGGGAATCCACCAGGTCGGCGCGGTCGCGGGCAGCTCTTCGCCGGCCAGGCGACGGGCAAAGCGCGCCTGCAGGTCGTCCTTGCGGTTGAACACCAGCACCGGCGCCTGGGCCAGCGACTGGGCGTTCACCCCCTTGGCGAAGTACTTCTCATGGAACGCCGGGGTGCAGGTTGCGGCGTAGCGGATGCTCCCCAGCGGGTGGATCTGGCACCCCTGTACCGGTTCGTCCAGCGTGGTCACCGCGCCCAGCACGGCGCCCTGTCGCAGCAGCGCCACCGTGTGGTCCTGGTCTTCCAGGCGAAGGTCCAGCGTGGTGCCGGTCTGCTCGGCAAAGCGCAGCGCGGCGTCGGTGAACCACGTTTCCAGGCTGTCGTGGTTGACCGCCACGGGAATGCTGGCGTGGGGCAGGTCCTCGTCGGCGATGCCCATCCGGTGCAGCGCGTCGTGTTCCAGCAGTGCGGTCTGCTCGGCCAGCTGCACCAGCACCTGGCCCTCCGGGGTCGCCACTGCCGGCGAGGCGCGCTTGACCAGCAGCCGGCCGACCCGGTCCTCCAGCGCCTTGACCCGCTGCGAGACCGCGGAGGCGGTGACGTTGAGGGACTGCGCGGCACGGTCGAAGCTGCCCTCGCGGATCACCGCCGCCAGGGCGCGGAGCTGGGCATGGTCGATACGCATCGTCTTAAGTTCCGCTAAAGATGGTTAAGTAAGTTTAGCTCTACTTTTTCATGTTGCGGCGCGACAATACGCGCCATCCGGTGCTGTACGCCTTGGCGAGGCACCGCCCCCCGCACTACAGGTGGCAACCATGTTCTCCTTCATTTCCGGCGGCCCCGGTCTGGCCGCGTGGTTCAGTGGCGCCGCTGCCGGCATCGGCCTGTTCGCCGTGGTCGGCGCGCAGAGCGCCTTCATCCTGCGCCAGGGCATCCTGCGCCGGCACATCGTGCCGGTCGTGGCGACCTGTGCCGCGATCGATGCGATCTTCATCTTCGCCAGCGTGGCCGGCCTGAGCACGCTGACCCGCGCGCTGCCGTGGCTGACCACGGTGGTGCTGTGGGGTGGCGTCACCTTCCTGGCCTGGTACGCCTGGCAGTCGGCGCGCCGCGCGCTGGCCGGTACCGGTGGCATGCAGGTCGACGACAGCGACAACAGCTCGCGCCGCGCGGTGCTGACCGCTGCGGTCGGCTTCTCGCTGATCAACCCGCATTTCTGGCTGGACATGATGGTGATCGGCTCGATCGCCGACAACTTCGGCAATGCGCGCATGGCCTTCGCCGCCGGCGTGGTCACCGCCAGCTGCCTGTGGCTGACCGCGCAGGGCCTGGGCGCGCGCATGCTGGCCCCGTTGTTCACCAAGCCGAAAACCTGGCGGATCCTGGACGGCACCATCGCCGTGATCCTTTCCATCCTGGCCCTGAGCCTGGCGTTCCGCGGCGTGCATTGATCTCTCTCTCTCTCCGTCAATGCACGTCTAAATGGCACCGCTCGCGGTGCCATTTTCTTTTTCAGGACCGTTCCCGTCGCTGACTGCCGGGACTGGCTCACCGAAGGTGGATCTGTCTACACTTCTTCTTCACGGACAGGGTGTCCGGAGGGAGGGGAAGGATGAAGTACTCGAAGTGGGTGGCCCTGGCCGCCATGGCCCTGCTGTGCGGGCCCGTCACCCAGGTGGCCGCGGCCGGGCTGGACCTGGAGCACTATCTCAAGCGCGAAACGTTCACCGACATCAAGCTGTCGCCCGGTGGCGACTACTACGCCGCGACCGTGCCGATGGAAGACCGCACCGCGTTGGCGATCCTGAGTCGCGCCACCGGCAAGATCACCGGCTCGTTCGTGCCGCCACGCAACAACCACGCCTCGGACTTCTACTGGGTCAGCGACAAGCGCGTGCTGATCGGCCTGGCCGAAAAGTCGGGCAGCCTGGACACCCCGCGCCTCACCGGCGAACTCTACGCGATCAATGCCAATGGCGGCGGCGGCGAGCTGCTGGTCGGCTATCGCGTGGAAGGCAACGGCCCGGGCACCCGGATCCAGCCGAAGAAGGTCGAAGCGGTGGCCGCGTTCCTGATCGACTCCATGCCGCAGGAAGAGCGCAATGTGCTGGTCTCGGTCTGGCCGTTCTCCGAAGACCCGTATACCCGCGTGGACCGGCTGGACATCTCCAGCGGCCGGCGCGTGACCGTCGCCCGCTCGCCCGTGCGGCGCGCTGACTTCACCAGCGACCCGGGCGGCCAGATCCGTTTCGCACACGGCGCCGGTGCCGACAACGTCAACAAGCTGTACTACCGCGACGCCATCAACGATTCCTGGAAGCTGGTCAACGATGAGGCCGACACCGGACGCATCGAAACCGCGATGGGTTTCTCCGAAGACGGAAAGACCGCCTATCTGCGCGTGCAGCAGGCCGATGGTCCGGACGCCATCGTCAGCTGGGACCCGGTCACCGGCACGCGCAAGCCGCTGCTGCGCGACCCCGTGGTGGACCCGGACCGCCTGATCTACCGCCCCGGTACCCGCGTGCCGGTGGGCGCGCTTTACTTCGGCGACACCCCGCGCACCCGTTTCTTCGACGAGACGTCGGCAGATGCGCGCCTGTACCGCAGCATGGAAGCCGCGTTCGGTGGCGATGCGGTGTTCATCACCTCGAGCACCCGCGACGGTCGCCACGTGCTGGTTGAAGCGTGGTCGGGCCGCAATCCGGGCGACTTCTACATCTTCGACACCGTGGATAAGAAGGCCGAGCACCTGATCAGCCGCAGCGACTGGGTCGACCCGGACAAGAGCGCAAAGGTGCAGCCGTTCGCGTTCAAGGCGCGCGACGGCATGGAGCTGCATGGGTACCTGACCCTGCCGACCGCAGCGGCGGGCGCCAAGCCGCCACTGGTGGTGATGCCGCACGGGGGGCCGTTCGGCGTTTTCGACGACGGCAACTACAACACCGAGGCGCAGATGCTGGCCGCGGCCGGTTACGCCGTGCTGCAGGTCAACTTCCGTGGCTCGGGAAACTACGGGCGCGCCTTTGAGCATGCCGGCGCCAGGCAGTGGGGCGCGGCGATGCAGGACGACGTCACCGACGCTACCCGCTGGGCCCTCGCGCAGGGCCACGCCGATGCCGGCAGGGTCTGCATCTACGGTGCCAGCTACGGGGCGTACGCGGCCATGATGGGCGCCGCCCGCGAACCGGGCCTGTACCGCTGCGCGGCCGGCTACGTCGGGGTGTACGACCTGCCGATGATGCACACCACCGGCGACATCCAGAAAAGCGGCTCCGGCAGCACCTACCTGAAGGAATGGCTGGGCAGCCCTGCCGAGCTGGCCAGCGTGTCACCGGTGAACATCGCCGAGCGCATCCAGGTGCCGGTGTTCCTCGCCGCGGGTGGCGAAGACGAACGCGCTCCGATCCAGCACACCAAGCGCATGGAAGCGGCGCTGCAGAAGGCGGGCGTGCCGGTGGAATCGCTCTACTACGGCACCGAAGGGCACGGCTTCTACACCGACCCGCACCGCCGCGAGTACTACGGCAAGCTGCTGGCGTTCCTGTCGCGCAGCCTGGGCGGCAGCACTGCCGCCGCAGCGGCGCCGGCGTCGCCCTGATCAGTGTGGTCCCGCAATGACCCGGCGGCACCTTAGGGTGCCGCTTTTCGTTGTGCGCACAATCGGCCTAGAATCGCTGGCCGGGCAGGGGGTCCGGTTCAGGGGGACGGGATGCGCAGGATAACGATGGTGGCGCTGCTGGGCGTCGCTGCTGCAGTGCTGTCGGCCAGCGCCGGCGCAGTGGATCTGGACCGGTTCCTGCGCGAGGACGCATTCACCACGCTCAAGATATCGCCGGACGGCACCTATGTGGCCGCCACGGTGCCGCTGGAAGATGCTACCGCCGTGGCGATCCTGCGAAGCGCGGACATGAGCCTGGTCGGCTCGTTCCGACCGCCGCCGAAGAACCATGCCGACACCTTCGACTGGGTGAGCAACCAGCGCGTGGTGAAACGCTTGAGGCACGCGTCGATACCTTTCGATGCGGTAACCTGAGTGGAGATGGCAGGAAACCTTGGCTTGGAGACGCCATGACGTTCAAACGTGTTTCTGCGGAGTCCGTTGAACTGGAAGTCGGTATTGTGGTCGGCTACGAAGCCAAGGGCGTTCTCTTTTTTCCCTGGGCGGAAACCAAAGTCGTTGGAGCCCAGTGCAGCATATGCAATGCCATCGCTTGGGTGTATCAGCGACGGGATCCAATATTGAACGAGGCGGTACCAAAAGGGGTTCCGGAAAGTGGTGACGGGTACCGTCGATATTTCCACGAAAAAACGTCGCGGTTTCTTGGTTCCATACCGCCGTGTCCCAGCTGCGGCTCCTCTGACTATGATCGATTTGTCACCAACTTCAGTCTCCCAAGGTTCCTGGATGGTACAGAGCCACCGGCTGCGCCTTCGAGTGCGAATGTGATGCGCGCAGACCCGAGTGCATATGAGGTGCTTGTGCTGCAGCCAGATCACATCGTCAAGGTTTAGGCCTCCGGACACAGCGATCAACCGTAGCGTGCGGACGCGCCGAGGTTCAGCAGGCTCGCAGCGAAGCGCATGCCGGTGGAGTCGCTCTACTACGCCACCACGGCAACGCCCGCGCAACCGTGACCGGTGGCGCGGGCGTTTTCTACGTTACGTGAGGGCGATCAGAACGCCATCTGCAGCTGCATCTGCGCCTGCACGTCGCGGACTCCGAGCAGCCGCTCGGCCATGACCGCACCGCCCAGGTTGGCGCGGCGGTAGCGGTAATCCGCGCCCAGCATGACCCGGTAGTCCATGCCCGTGGGGGCCAGGCCGGGTACCGCGAAGGCGTGGTCGCCGGCACCGTGCAGGGTGGCACTGCGCGCGCTGGCGCGATGTGCCATGGAGCCAAACAGGGCCGCGTCGCCACGCAGCGTCCAGCCGTTGCCCAGCGGGCCGCTCACCGAGCTGCCCAGTTCCAGCTGCATGCCGCTGCGGGTGCCGGCATCCACCGACAGGCCGAGGGCGTCGGCCCCCACCTCATGGAACGCGCCTTCGCGCGCATGGTAGGCCGACGCGCCAAGCCGCGGCTGCCAGTGCAGGCCGGCAGCCACCATCTCGGTGCTGAGCGTGCTGCCCAGCCGCACGCGCGACAAGGCACGCTGGCTGTGCGCGCTCATGCGCGTGTTGCCCCAGTGCAGCTGGCGCTGGCCGTCGGTCTGGTGCCATTCGTTGCCCAGCGTGTGCTGCAGGGTGAACGCACCCAGCGACTGCGCCATGCCGATACCCGCAAAGCGCGACTGCGAGCGGGTCTGGCCGCCGTCGGTGGAGAAGTCCGAGCCGAGCAGGCCGGTGCTCAGCTGCAGCTGCCGACCACCGCCCAGCGACATCGCCATCTGCATGCCGGTGCCCACGCCCTGCACGCCGGAAGCGCTGGCAGAACCCGGACCGAACGCCACCATGCGGTAACCGCTGGCCGGCGTGGCGCGGGCCAGGCTCGACCAGAACGCATCGCCGTTGGCGGTCAGGCGCATGCCGGCCATGGCCAGGCCGGCACCGGAGAGCTGGTTGAGCGCGTAGTTGAACTCGGCGCCGCTGGCCACTTCCAGGCTGTGGTACAGCGCGTTGCTGGCGTAGCCCGCTTCCAGCGCGGCGGCAATGCCGTGGCCACCGGCATCGGCCAGGTCGCGGTAGTCGTTGCGGGTCATCACCACGTCGACGTTGCCGGCGGCGTCGCGCTCGGCCTGGGCCTGCCAGACCACGGTGGCGCTGCTGATGTTCTGCTCGCCGCCGTCGGCGCCCACGAACACCTTTTCCAGGCGGATCTGCGAGGCATCGGTACCGCGGGTAAAGCCGGTATCCACGTGCACGTCGGACAGTTCGCCGCCTTCATGCAGCACCATCTGCCCGGCGCTGCCGTCGGCATTGGTGCCCACGGTGTAGCCGCTGATCCCGCGCGGCGCCTGCCAGCCGAGGTCCGGGGCAGGGCGGTCGGCGTTCTGGGTGGGCAGGTCGGCGTGGACGCCGCTGCCGGCGCCGAACACGTTGACCTGGCCGTTGTTGATCAGGCGGCCCCCGCCGTTCGCGCCCATGCGGAACGCGTGCGAGTTGTCGGCGTGGATGTTGATCACCCCGCCGCGGCGGTTGTTGAGGGTGGCCGAGCCGTCGGACTGCATTGCGACCATGTTCTGGCCATTCTGGCCGCCGGCCACGCCCAGGTTGATCACGCCGTCGTTGATCAGCGTGGCGCCGCGCGCGCCGGACATCGCCACTGCGCCGTCGCCGGTGACGGTCAGGGTGCCTTGGTTGAGCAGGGTGGCGTGGCTGCCTTCGGCATGCATCGCCGACTGGTTGCGTGCGTTGCTGGTGATGCGTCCACCGACGCGGTTGACGCCGCTGCTGGCGTGGCTGTCGGCGACCAGGGTCAGCACGCGCGCGTTGCCGTCCAGCGTGATCTGGCCGTGGTTGTCGAACGCCTCGATCGGGTCGCGCTCGTTGCCCACCCGCGCGGTCACCGCATGCACCAGGGCGCCCTGGTTGAGCGTGCCGCGCGCGCTGACGGTGCCATGGTTGTCGAACTCGGCCATGCCGCCCAGCACGAAGCCTCCGCCGTCGACCAGCAGGCTGGCATTCCGGCGGCGCTCGCCGTTGTCGAATTCGCTTTCACCGCTCAGGGTCACCACGGTGTCGCGCAGCTCCATGCTGCCCAGGTTCTCGATATCCGAGTCGCCGTCGATGCGGATGCTGGCGTCCTGCGCGACCAGGGTGCCATGGTTTTCCAGGCTGCCGTCGCGCTGCAGGTGCAGCTGCCCGTGCAGTTCCAGCCGCCCGTGGTTGTCCAGCTCGCCGTCGTTCTCCAGCAGCAGGCGTGCGGCCTGGCCGATGCGCAGGGTGCCGGTGTTGCGCAGCTCGCCGTCGTTGCGCACCGCCAGGGTGCCCGCGCTGATGTGCAGGGTGCCTTCGTTGCGGGCGTTGCCGACCACGCGGGTTTCCACGTTGCGGTCCCAGGTGACGTCGCTGCCGGGCGCCGCCAGGTGCTGGTTGCCGCCGTACTGGCCGCTTTCGCTGCCGGGCGGGAGGCTGCCACCGCCGCCGCCATTGCCGCCGCCATCGCTACCACCGCCACCGCCACCACCGGCTGCCGCAGCAGCGCCGCCAGCCAGGGCCAGGCCACCCAGCAGCCACGCGCTCATGCCGCGCGATTCGCCGTTACTGTCGTCGCTCTCGTCGCACTGCAGATGATCGGGCGTGGTCGTGCAGTCGACGTCTTCGTCGGCGTGGGCGGGCGCGGCGAGGGAACTGCACAGGGCAAGTGCGACAAAGACGGCCAACGGCCGACGGGTAGGAACAGCGGGTGACATTGGAAACTCCATGGACGCATCGGGGAAAACGTGCAGCTGCGTCGGGCAGGTCTGCACGTGGGAGCGCCATGGTGGTCAGCCGCGGTCTGGCTGTATCTACAACTTGTTTCAACGCCCGCAAAGTGTGACTGGGTCGGATGGTGTTAAGAAGCGTTTATGTGCAGGGGTGCAGCGCCCGTGTCACTTCACCCCGTGCATCATCCGCTTCAACAACGGCGACCCCGCCAGTGCCACGGCGGCGCAGCCCAGTCCGATCCACATCAGCAGCCAGAACAGGTGTTCGTAGCTGGCCGCGGCGCTGGCGATGTTCATGGTTTCGCCTTCGGGTACCTCGATCGCGGCGAGCTTGCCGAACAGCGCGGCCAGCGTTTCGGAGAACGCGGTGGCCAGGAACCAGGTGCCCATCATCAGGCTGACCATGCGCGGTGCGGCCAGCTGGGTGACCGCCGACAGGCCGACCGGGGACAGGCACATCTCGCCGATCTCCAGCACCAGGTAGGCCAGCACCAGCCACCACACACTGGCCATCTGCCCGGTCGCACCGACCTGCTGCGCGGCCAGTGCCAGCGGAATGAAGGACAGCGCGCCGAACACCAGGCCCAGCGACGACTTGACCGGCTTGGAAGGATCCAGCCGACGCTTGTCCAGCCACGCCCAGAGTGCGGCGAACAGCGGGGCGAGCACCACCAGGAACAGGCCGCCCAGGTAGGTCAGCGAACCGGCGGTCTGCGGGATCACCAGGCAGTCGCGGATCAGCATCACCAGCATCAGCGCGACGATGGCGATGAACAGATTGCGCGGCGCGGTCGAGCCGGGGTTGCGCTCGGACAGGCGTGCGGCCACCACGAAGCCGAGCGGGGCCAGCAGCAGCGAGGCGATCGACCACGGCAGCGGCGTGCCGCCCTGGATTACCAGTGCGGGCACCAGGTCCTTGGTCAGCATGCGGTCGGTGAAGGTCACCCAGGAGCCGTAGGTCTGCTCGTACAGGGTGAAGAACACCAGTGCCATGAAGATCAGGGCCATCAGCGCGATCATCTGCTGGCGCTGCACCGGGTTGCAGCGGGTGCCGGTGAACCAGGCGAACCAGACCAGCACCGCGCCGAGCACGACGATCATCAGCATCAGCGCCAGGCTGATTTCGCCACCGAGGGCGAAGGCGCCGTTGGCGGCCGCCCACATCAGGGCGGCCACCGGCACCACGCCGAGCACGGCGGCCACGTAGATCAGCCATTCGCGGCGCAGGCCGAACACCGGCTGGCGCAGCGCCACCGGGTCGGTGGGTTCGGCGTGGCCCTGCAGGTACTTCTGGCCCCACAGGAACATCACCAGGCCGACCACCATGCCGATGCCGGCGGCGCCGAAACCGTACTTCCAGCCATACGCTTCGCCAAGGAAGCCGCACACCAGCGAGGCGAACAGCGCACCGAGGTTGATGCCGGCGTAGAACAGCGAGAAGCCGGAATCGCGGCGCGGATCGTTCTCGGGATAAAGCTTGCCGACGATGGTGGAGATGTTCGGCTTGAGGAAGCCCACGCCCATGATGATCAGCGCCAGCGACAGGTAGGTCACCCCGAGCGCGGCGTTGTCGCGCACCACCTCGCCGTTGATGCGGGCGGCGGCGTGGCCTTCGAAGGCCATGCCCAGGTGGCCCAGCACCAGCAGCACGCCACCGAACACCACGGCCTTGCGCATGCCCAGCCAGCGGTCGGCGAGCAGGCCGCCGAACACCGGAATGCAGTAGACCAGGCCGCCGTAGGCGCCAAGCAGGTCAAGCCCGGCCTTGTCGCCGAACAGGTGGTACTTGGTCAGGTACAGCAGCAGCAACGCCTTCATGCCGTAGAAGGAGAAGCGCTCCCACATCTCGGTGAAGAAACAGACGTAGACGCCTTTCGGGTGACCGAGGAAATCGTCGGAAGCAGGCAGGGCAGTGGTGGTCATCGGGCCGAAGGCGACAAAACAGGGCGCGATTATCACCGTTCGGACCGCGTCCAGCCACGGGATTGATATAATATAACAAATGGCCTTGCCCGTCCCGCCGACCGGCCTTGCCGATCACGGCGGATCGGGCATGCCATTCGGCACGGGTTGCCTTGTTTTGGCATGAACGCTAGGTTTGACAGGATTTTTTGCCAACAGGGGCATCCATGAACAACAACGACGCTGCGCCCAAACAGCTCACGCTCCGCGCGGTGGTGCTGGCCATCGTGCTGGCGGTGATCCTGTCGGCGGCCAACGCCTACCTGGGTCTGTTCGCCGGCCTGACCATCGCCACCGCGATCCCGGCGGCGGTGATTTCGATGGGGGTGCTGCGCCTGCTCGGCGGCGGCACGATCCTGGAGAACAACATCGTGCAGACCGGCGCCTCGGCCGGTTCGTCGATCGCCGCCGGCGTGATCTTCACGATCCCGGCGCTGGTCATCATGGGTTACTGGCCGGACTTCAAGTACTGGTGGGTGCTCGGCATCGCCGGCCTGGGTGGCCTGCTCGGCGTGCTGTTCTCGGTGCCGCTGCGGCGTTCGATGATCGTCGAAGACCCGCTGCCGTTCCCGGAAGGCAAGGCTGCGGCCGAAGTGCTCAAGGCCGGTGAGAACCCGGGCCCCGGCCTGAAGATCCTCGCCATCTCCGCCGTGATCGGTGCGGCGGTGAAGGTTGCCGCTGCCAGCGGCATGCGCCTGATCC
Protein-coding regions in this window:
- a CDS encoding autotransporter outer membrane beta-barrel domain-containing protein, which produces MSPAVPTRRPLAVFVALALCSSLAAPAHADEDVDCTTTPDHLQCDESDDSNGESRGMSAWLLGGLALAGGAAAAAGGGGGGGSDGGGNGGGGGSLPPGSESGQYGGNQHLAAPGSDVTWDRNVETRVVGNARNEGTLHISAGTLAVRNDGELRNTGTLRIGQAARLLLENDGELDNHGRLELHGQLHLQRDGSLENHGTLVAQDASIRIDGDSDIENLGSMELRDTVVTLSGESEFDNGERRRNASLLVDGGGFVLGGMAEFDNHGTVSARGTLNQGALVHAVTARVGNERDPIEAFDNHGQITLDGNARVLTLVADSHASSGVNRVGGRITSNARNQSAMHAEGSHATLLNQGTLTVTGDGAVAMSGARGATLINDGVINLGVAGGQNGQNMVAMQSDGSATLNNRRGGVINIHADNSHAFRMGANGGGRLINNGQVNVFGAGSGVHADLPTQNADRPAPDLGWQAPRGISGYTVGTNADGSAGQMVLHEGGELSDVHVDTGFTRGTDASQIRLEKVFVGADGGEQNISSATVVWQAQAERDAAGNVDVVMTRNDYRDLADAGGHGIAAALEAGYASNALYHSLEVASGAEFNYALNQLSGAGLAMAGMRLTANGDAFWSSLARATPASGYRMVAFGPGSASASGVQGVGTGMQMAMSLGGGRQLQLSTGLLGSDFSTDGGQTRSQSRFAGIGMAQSLGAFTLQHTLGNEWHQTDGQRQLHWGNTRMSAHSQRALSRVRLGSTLSTEMVAAGLHWQPRLGASAYHAREGAFHEVGADALGLSVDAGTRSGMQLELGSSVSGPLGNGWTLRGDAALFGSMAHRASARSATLHGAGDHAFAVPGLAPTGMDYRVMLGADYRYRRANLGGAVMAERLLGVRDVQAQMQLQMAF
- a CDS encoding peptide MFS transporter encodes the protein MTTTALPASDDFLGHPKGVYVCFFTEMWERFSFYGMKALLLLYLTKYHLFGDKAGLDLLGAYGGLVYCIPVFGGLLADRWLGMRKAVVFGGVLLVLGHLGMAFEGHAAARINGEVVRDNAALGVTYLSLALIIMGVGFLKPNISTIVGKLYPENDPRRDSGFSLFYAGINLGALFASLVCGFLGEAYGWKYGFGAAGIGMVVGLVMFLWGQKYLQGHAEPTDPVALRQPVFGLRREWLIYVAAVLGVVPVAALMWAAANGAFALGGEISLALMLMIVVLGAVLVWFAWFTGTRCNPVQRQQMIALMALIFMALVFFTLYEQTYGSWVTFTDRMLTKDLVPALVIQGGTPLPWSIASLLLAPLGFVVAARLSERNPGSTAPRNLFIAIVALMLVMLIRDCLVIPQTAGSLTYLGGLFLVVLAPLFAALWAWLDKRRLDPSKPVKSSLGLVFGALSFIPLALAAQQVGATGQMASVWWLVLAYLVLEIGEMCLSPVGLSAVTQLAAPRMVSLMMGTWFLATAFSETLAALFGKLAAIEVPEGETMNIASAAASYEHLFWLLMWIGLGCAAVALAGSPLLKRMMHGVK